In Fusobacterium periodonticum ATCC 33693, the following are encoded in one genomic region:
- a CDS encoding L-serine ammonia-lyase, iron-sulfur-dependent, subunit alpha, which yields MDTLKEFFKIGAGPSSSHTIGPERATKRVKEKFPDADSYIVELWGSLAATGKGHYTDKIIIETFKPIPVEIIWKPEFVHELHTNGMKFIALDKDKEQIGEWVVFSVGGGTIRDYDELMDKSPKKEVYPLNSMKEIIKWCKDNNKHLWQYVEECEGPSIWQHLRFIDQAMTDAVQRGLEKEGDVPGPFKYPKRAREMYDKALSKRASLVFTNKIFAYALAVSEENASMGQVVTAPTCGASGVVPGVLRAMKEEYELVEKHILRGLAIAGLVGNLVKYNATISGAEGGCQAEVGTACSMAAAMATYFMGGSIDQIEYAAESAMEHHLGMTCDPVGGYVIIPCIERNAICAVRAVNTAVYCMSTDGKHTISFDEVVKTMKETGKDMCSAYKETSDGGLAKYYDKILVGNQE from the coding sequence ATGGATACACTAAAAGAATTCTTTAAGATAGGAGCAGGGCCATCAAGTTCACACACAATAGGACCTGAAAGAGCAACAAAGAGAGTAAAAGAGAAATTTCCTGATGCTGATAGTTACATAGTTGAGCTTTGGGGAAGTTTGGCTGCTACTGGAAAAGGACACTACACAGATAAGATAATCATAGAAACATTTAAGCCTATTCCAGTTGAAATTATTTGGAAACCTGAGTTTGTTCATGAACTACATACTAATGGAATGAAATTCATTGCACTAGATAAGGATAAAGAACAAATAGGAGAATGGGTAGTATTTTCTGTAGGTGGAGGGACTATAAGAGATTATGATGAACTTATGGATAAATCACCTAAAAAAGAAGTTTATCCACTAAACTCTATGAAAGAAATTATCAAATGGTGTAAAGATAATAATAAACATCTATGGCAATATGTTGAAGAATGTGAAGGACCATCTATATGGCAACATTTAAGATTTATTGACCAAGCTATGACTGATGCAGTACAAAGAGGTTTAGAAAAAGAAGGAGATGTTCCTGGACCTTTTAAATATCCAAAAAGAGCTAGAGAAATGTATGATAAAGCTCTATCTAAGAGAGCTTCATTAGTATTTACAAATAAAATTTTTGCTTATGCCTTAGCAGTATCAGAAGAAAATGCTAGTATGGGGCAAGTTGTAACAGCACCTACTTGTGGAGCCTCAGGAGTTGTTCCTGGAGTTTTAAGAGCTATGAAAGAGGAATATGAATTAGTTGAAAAACATATCCTAAGAGGTTTAGCTATAGCAGGACTTGTTGGAAATTTAGTTAAATATAATGCAACTATTTCAGGGGCAGAGGGTGGTTGTCAGGCAGAAGTTGGAACTGCTTGTTCAATGGCAGCTGCAATGGCAACATATTTTATGGGTGGAAGTATAGATCAGATAGAATATGCAGCTGAAAGTGCAATGGAACACCATTTAGGAATGACTTGTGACCCTGTTGGTGGTTATGTAATCATTCCATGTATAGAAAGAAATGCTATTTGTGCTGTAAGAGCAGTAAATACAGCTGTTTATTGTATGTCTACTGATGGAAAACATACTATAAGTTTTGATGAAGTTGTAAAGACTATGAAAGAAACAGGAAAAGATATGTGTTCTGCATATAAA